The genomic interval CCCGGCGTGACCAGCGAGCCGGCGGCCACCATCGCGCGCACGCCGACCTTCACGCCGTCGAGCAGGGTGGAGGAGTTGCCGATCAGCGCCTCCTCGCCGACGGTGGCCGCGTGCACGAGGCACAGATGGCCCACGGTGGCGCCGGGGCCGATCTCGACGCCGCCGGCCGGCGTCACGTGGACGACCGCGCAATCCTGCACGTTGGCGCCCCGGCGGATCACGATCGGATTGAAGTCGGCGCGCAGCACGGTGTTGTACCAGACGGAGGCGTTCTCCTCCACCGTGACGTCGCCGATCAGGTTGGCGGTGGGCGCGATGAACGCGGTCGGGTGCACGCGCGGCGACTTGCCTTCGAACGAGAAGAGCGGCATCCGGGGCTCCTTGGTCGGAAGGAATTGGCTGCGAGGCACGATAGTGCGCTCGTCGTGCACGCAAGACAAGTGGGCGGTGGACAAGGCCGGAGGCGCGGTGTAGCCTGCGCCATCATGGCCCGGCCCAGGATCGAGGCGGTCGCGACCGCCACTCCGCCCTGGCAATACGACCAGGCCACCGTGCTGCGCATGTCGGGTTACGACGATCCGCGGCGCATGGGATTCTTCAGCAACAGCCTCATCGAGACGCGCCACCTCTACATGGACCCGGAGACGTTCACGCCCGACGAGAGCGTGGACCAGCTCAACGACCGCTGGCGCCGGGGGGCGGTCGCGGTGGGCCAGCAGGCGGTGGCGCGGGCCATCGAGCGGGCGGGCTGGCGGCGCGAGGACGTGGACTTCATCGCCACCACGACCTGCACCGGGCGGGTGTGCCCGAGCCTCGACGCGCAGATCATCAACGAGCTGGGGCTCAAGCCCACGATCCAGCGGGTGCACGTGGGCGACACCGGCTGCGCGAGCGCGATGGTGGCGATGCAGCAGGTGTCCAATCACCTGCGCGCGTTCCCCGATCACCGCGCGGTGATGGTCGCGGTCGAGATCTGCTCGGCCGCCTACTTCCTCGACGACCGGCTGGAGAGCGCGGTCGCGCACGCCATCTTCGCGGACGGCGCGGGCGCCATCGCCATCGGCCGGGACGGGGCCGGGCCCGAGATCGTGGAGCACCGCACGCTGTTCCGCTCCGAGCACCTGGGCGCGATGGGCTTCGAGTATCCGGGCGGCCGCCCGCGGGTGGTGCTCTCCAAGGACGTGCGCCGCATCGGGGCGGGCATGATGAAGGAGATGGCCGACCTCCTGATGGCGAGCCACGGGCTCAAGAAGGAGGACATCGCGCATTTCGTGCTGCACTCCGCGGGCCGTCGCGTCATCGAGCAGGTGGGCCGGGTGATGGAGCTGGACGACTCTCGGCTGGCGCACTCCCGATCCGTGCTCCAGCAGTTCGGCAACATGTCGTCCGCCACCGTGGTGTTCGTGCTCGACGATCTGCTGCGATCGCACGAGCCGGCGCCGGGCGACTGGGGCCTCATGATCGCCCTCGGCCCCGGCTTCGCCGCCGAGGGCGCCCTGCTGCGCTGGTAGCATGCCGTTCCTTCCGCCCCTCGCCCGCGCCGCGGGCGCGCTGGAGATCATCGACGGCCCTCCCGTGCCGTTCGCGGATCTCGCGTGCTGCATGACGGACATCGCGCGCGTCAACGGCTGGTTCTTCGGGCGCATGGTCACGATGATCCACGTCAAGCGGATGGTCTCCGTGCTCCCCGCCGATCGCGTCGTCACGGTGCTGGACGTGGGCACCGGCGGGGCCGACATTCCCCGCGCGGTGGTGCGGTGGGCCCGGCGGGCCGGCCGGCGCGTGCGGGTGTTCGCCCTCGATCGCGACCCGGCCACGCTGCGGATCGCCGCGGAGGCGAGCCGGACGTATCCGGAGATCACCTTCGTGCGGGGCGACGCGCTCGCGCTGCCGATCCGCCCGGGCGCGGTGGACCTCACCATCTCCGCCATGACGCTGCACCACCTGGAGCCCGACGCGGCGGTGCGCTACCTGGCCGAGATGGACGCGGCCGCGCGGGTGGGGTTCGTGGTCAACGACCTGGTGCGGACCCGGCTCGCCCACGCGGTGGTATGGCTGATCACCCGCTTCGTCACGCGCAGCGCGATCTCGCGCCACGACGGACCGCTCTCGGTGCTGCGCTCGTACACGCCGCCCGAGGTGACCGCGCTGTGCGAGAAGGCGGGATTGCTCGACGCCTCGGTGGTGTACCACTGGCCGTATCTGCGGCTCTGCGCGGTGCGGGAGCGGCGGTGACCGCCGCCCGCGCCGACGTGGTGGTGGTGGGCGCGGGGCCGGCCGGCTCCGCCGCCGCGATCCTGCTCGCCGAGCGCGGCTGGTCGGTCACGCTGCTCGACAAGGCGGCCTTCCCGCGTCCGAAGATCTGCGGCGAGTACCTCTCGCCGGAGGGGGCGCGCGTGCTCGATCGGCTCGGCGCGCTGAAGGCGGTGGATGCGGCGGGCGCGCAGCCGCTCCACGGCATGCGCATCGTCGCTCCCGACGGCACCGTGCTCGACGGCACGTATCCGACCGGCGGGCGATGGCGCGGCTATCGCGACCACGCGCTGGCGATCCGGCGGGAGATCTTCGACCGCGTGCTGCTCGAGCGGGCGCGGGCCCTGCCGGTGGACGTGCGCGAGCGCCATCGCGTGACCGGCCTGATGCGCGAGGGCTCGGCGGTGGCCGGCGTGCACGCGGAGGCGCCGGATGGATCGCCCGTCGACGTCCGCGGCCGGCTCGTGGTCGGGGCCGACGGGCGCGCGTCGGTGGTGGCCCACGCGCTCGGGCTGATTCGGCCTCACCGGCTGAAGCGGCTGGCGCTCATCCGGCACGTGAGCGGCATCGAGGACCTCGGCGGCCGGGGGGAGATCCACGTGGACCCGCCCGACTACTGCATCTTGAATCCGGTGGCGCCCGGCATCGTCAATCTCGGCCTCGTGGTGCCGCTCGCCCACGCGCGGCCGTTCAGCGGCCGGCTGGAGACCTTCTTCGCGGCGCGGCTCAAGCAGCTGCGGCGGGTGCCGGCGCGGATCCACGGCATGCGGCCCGAGGGCCCGCTGATGGCGATGGGGCCGCTCGCGTATCGCGTGGCCGAGCCGCGCGTGGCCGGCGTGATGCTGGCCGGCGACGCGGCCGGCTTCTACGACCCGTTCACCGGCGAGGGGCTCTACACCGCGCTGCGGTCGGCCGAGATGCTGGCGGAGGTGGCGCACGCCGCGCTCTCCGCGGGCGATCTCTCCGCCGCCGCGCTGGCTCCGTACTCGCGGGGGCGGCGGGAGGCGTTTCGGGACAAGGCGCGCGTGACCCGGGCGCTGCAGGTCATCATCGCGCGACGGCGCCCGGCCAACCTTGCCGCCCACGTCCTGCAGCGGCGCCCGGCGCTGCTGTCGATGCTGATGGGTGTGATCGGGGACTTCGTGCCGCCGCGGGAGCTGCTGCGGGCGATGTGGGGGTAGGGGAGCGGGCGAACTAGCGGGGGCGGGGTCGGCGACGGGGCGACGGCGAGGTGGCCGGGCGCTCCTCGTCGGTCCCCGCGGCCGGCTGGTCGGATTGCAGCAGGGGGATGTTGGCCTCGCGGAGCGGGCGGCCCACGTGGTCGCGGATCCACTTGCCGTCCCACCACTCCACCGGCGTCACCGAGATACCCTGGATGAGCACCTCGAAGTGGAGGTGATCGCCGAGGGCCAGGCCGGTGGCGCCGCTCCGGCCGAGCTCCTGGCCCTTCTTCACCTGGTCACCGTCCTTCACCTCGAGGGTCGACAGGTGGCCGTAGAGGGTCTGCAATCCCCAGCCGTGATCCACTACCACCGCGTTGCCGTAGATGGTGAGCGGCGC from Candidatus Methylomirabilota bacterium carries:
- a CDS encoding type III polyketide synthase: MARPRIEAVATATPPWQYDQATVLRMSGYDDPRRMGFFSNSLIETRHLYMDPETFTPDESVDQLNDRWRRGAVAVGQQAVARAIERAGWRREDVDFIATTTCTGRVCPSLDAQIINELGLKPTIQRVHVGDTGCASAMVAMQQVSNHLRAFPDHRAVMVAVEICSAAYFLDDRLESAVAHAIFADGAGAIAIGRDGAGPEIVEHRTLFRSEHLGAMGFEYPGGRPRVVLSKDVRRIGAGMMKEMADLLMASHGLKKEDIAHFVLHSAGRRVIEQVGRVMELDDSRLAHSRSVLQQFGNMSSATVVFVLDDLLRSHEPAPGDWGLMIALGPGFAAEGALLRW
- a CDS encoding FAD-dependent oxidoreductase translates to MTAARADVVVVGAGPAGSAAAILLAERGWSVTLLDKAAFPRPKICGEYLSPEGARVLDRLGALKAVDAAGAQPLHGMRIVAPDGTVLDGTYPTGGRWRGYRDHALAIRREIFDRVLLERARALPVDVRERHRVTGLMREGSAVAGVHAEAPDGSPVDVRGRLVVGADGRASVVAHALGLIRPHRLKRLALIRHVSGIEDLGGRGEIHVDPPDYCILNPVAPGIVNLGLVVPLAHARPFSGRLETFFAARLKQLRRVPARIHGMRPEGPLMAMGPLAYRVAEPRVAGVMLAGDAAGFYDPFTGEGLYTALRSAEMLAEVAHAALSAGDLSAAALAPYSRGRREAFRDKARVTRALQVIIARRRPANLAAHVLQRRPALLSMLMGVIGDFVPPRELLRAMWG
- a CDS encoding gamma carbonic anhydrase family protein, whose translation is MPLFSFEGKSPRVHPTAFIAPTANLIGDVTVEENASVWYNTVLRADFNPIVIRRGANVQDCAVVHVTPAGGVEIGPGATVGHLCLVHAATVGEEALIGNSSTLLDGVKVGVRAMVAAGSLVTPGTEIPDGVLAMGAPCKVKGPLAGTAAERWVQVNPSGYQALAQRHRTGVQPA
- a CDS encoding methyltransferase domain-containing protein, coding for MPFLPPLARAAGALEIIDGPPVPFADLACCMTDIARVNGWFFGRMVTMIHVKRMVSVLPADRVVTVLDVGTGGADIPRAVVRWARRAGRRVRVFALDRDPATLRIAAEASRTYPEITFVRGDALALPIRPGAVDLTISAMTLHHLEPDAAVRYLAEMDAAARVGFVVNDLVRTRLAHAVVWLITRFVTRSAISRHDGPLSVLRSYTPPEVTALCEKAGLLDASVVYHWPYLRLCAVRERR